From a single Couchioplanes caeruleus genomic region:
- a CDS encoding BTAD domain-containing putative transcriptional regulator, translating to MVVGVGVLGPCGATVGGRAADLGGPRQRAVLARLVVAGGEVVSTDLLVHDLWGEAEVPAKALAVLQVHVSHLRRALEPGRARRAPAGVLVSAAPGYALRLPVEQVDAWRFDDLVRRAAGVGAVRRHELLTAALGCWGGPAYAEVADEAWAVPEVARLTELRLTAVEARAGADLELGRPGPVIADLERLLHDHPGREEAVRLLVLALYRTGRQGDALGVLRRTREHLAGELGLDPGPALRALETAVLTQDAELDHEPAAAPVPLAVEPERPRPGAGLRGRDSESAALAAAAAEVAGGGARVAWVGGEPGAGKTTLADAVARELARDGWRLARGRSPEVEGAPPGWAWTEATAHDRAASEANEQSAAKKNTANENAGDKNAGDERNPFRFGQAVARLLDDERPTVVVLDDLHRADDLTLQVLRQVLAQLAARPLLVIGTYRGTELGDELAATIAALLTVTAAHVRLGGLDPGAVAALAAEQGLTRATPELLAMLSERTGGNPLFVRELARLIAAEGPGAAGAAVPAGVREVLRRRVARLPGSATAALRQAAVLGREVDVDVLAEVARRDPDDLLDALETAVLAGLLDEPAPGQVRFTHALVRDTLYDDMPLLRRARLHASALLAYERRRADAATLAYHAAASAGPATAHEAVPYAVAAAREAQAVGAYGEAARQWTSALRLRELAGRRTAGDDDGLLDLLTPAVAALARAGDFVRARQAYLRATAVARPLGRARAPLTAWDAPLIWTTREARDPDPVTLAALRSELAADLGPATRAALLIALFREVEGYDVAEAIEVSAEALELARSAGDDRLLCAALNARAYAALGPDLRTERRAVTEEYLRVAAATGQIDHEAVAHWLLFLESSARTDLGAAVAEMRLAVERCQTGQLGGLLSVVAIFTALLDVLAGRPDAALARYEEAAARLTEHGAINGAMMAVVGRISVAMYRGDLGPLRAELEAVDYGFPGRITDPLVLAMLDGGDEDAARRVWARRTPIDRDYYWLGFMALRSHAAARLGDLDVARAAYEDLLPFSGRFAGADSGTLYAGPVDSALAALARALGRPAEAAAHEEAAAALLHRVAAALQSS from the coding sequence GTGGTCGTCGGGGTTGGCGTGCTTGGGCCGTGCGGTGCGACGGTTGGGGGGCGGGCCGCCGATCTTGGCGGGCCTCGGCAGCGGGCCGTGCTGGCGCGGCTGGTGGTGGCCGGGGGTGAGGTGGTTTCCACCGATCTGTTGGTGCATGACCTGTGGGGTGAGGCCGAGGTGCCGGCCAAGGCGCTGGCCGTGCTTCAGGTGCATGTCTCTCATCTGCGGCGGGCTCTGGAGCCGGGGCGGGCGCGGCGGGCGCCGGCGGGGGTGCTGGTCAGCGCCGCTCCTGGGTACGCGCTGCGGTTGCCCGTGGAGCAGGTTGATGCCTGGCGCTTCGATGACCTTGTCCGGCGGGCCGCTGGTGTCGGTGCCGTACGGCGGCATGAATTGCTCACCGCCGCGCTGGGTTGCTGGGGTGGGCCGGCGTACGCGGAGGTTGCCGACGAGGCGTGGGCGGTGCCCGAGGTGGCCCGGCTGACTGAGCTGCGGCTCACCGCCGTCGAGGCGCGGGCCGGCGCCGACCTGGAGCTGGGGCGGCCGGGGCCGGTGATCGCCGACCTGGAACGGCTGCTGCACGACCATCCGGGGCGGGAGGAGGCGGTGCGGCTGCTCGTACTCGCCCTGTACAGGACCGGGCGGCAGGGCGACGCGCTGGGCGTGCTCCGCCGTACCCGCGAGCATCTCGCCGGTGAGCTGGGGCTCGACCCGGGTCCGGCGCTGCGGGCGCTGGAGACCGCGGTGCTCACCCAGGACGCCGAGCTGGACCACGAGCCGGCCGCTGCGCCCGTACCGTTGGCGGTCGAGCCCGAACGACCGCGTCCCGGCGCCGGATTGCGGGGTCGCGACAGCGAGAGTGCCGCGCTCGCGGCCGCGGCGGCGGAGGTCGCCGGCGGTGGCGCGCGGGTCGCCTGGGTCGGCGGGGAGCCCGGTGCCGGCAAGACCACGCTGGCCGACGCCGTGGCGCGGGAGCTGGCCCGGGACGGCTGGCGGCTCGCCCGGGGACGGTCGCCGGAGGTCGAGGGGGCGCCGCCCGGCTGGGCCTGGACGGAGGCGACCGCCCACGACCGGGCCGCAAGCGAAGCCAACGAACAAAGCGCCGCGAAGAAGAACACGGCGAACGAGAACGCCGGGGACAAGAACGCCGGGGACGAGCGGAATCCGTTCCGCTTCGGGCAGGCGGTTGCCCGGCTGCTGGACGACGAGCGGCCCACCGTCGTGGTGCTGGACGACCTGCATCGCGCCGACGATCTCACGTTGCAGGTGCTTCGGCAGGTGCTCGCGCAGCTCGCCGCGCGGCCGTTGCTGGTCATCGGCACGTACCGCGGCACCGAGCTGGGCGACGAGCTCGCGGCGACCATCGCAGCGCTGCTCACGGTCACCGCCGCGCATGTGCGGCTCGGCGGGCTGGATCCGGGCGCGGTGGCCGCGCTCGCCGCCGAGCAGGGGCTCACCCGGGCGACGCCGGAGCTGCTGGCGATGCTGAGCGAGCGTACGGGCGGGAACCCGTTGTTCGTCCGGGAACTCGCCCGCCTCATCGCCGCCGAGGGGCCGGGCGCCGCCGGGGCCGCCGTACCGGCCGGGGTGCGCGAGGTGCTGCGCCGGCGGGTGGCGCGGCTGCCCGGCAGCGCGACCGCGGCGCTGCGGCAGGCGGCCGTGCTCGGCCGGGAGGTGGATGTCGACGTGCTGGCCGAGGTGGCCCGCCGCGACCCGGACGACCTGCTCGACGCCCTGGAGACGGCGGTGCTGGCCGGGTTGCTGGACGAGCCGGCGCCGGGGCAGGTCCGGTTCACCCACGCGCTGGTGCGCGACACCCTCTACGACGACATGCCGCTGCTGCGGCGGGCGCGGTTGCATGCCTCGGCCCTTCTTGCGTACGAGCGCAGGCGCGCGGATGCGGCGACGCTGGCGTACCACGCGGCGGCGTCGGCAGGCCCTGCCACGGCGCATGAGGCGGTGCCGTACGCGGTGGCCGCGGCGCGTGAGGCGCAGGCCGTCGGCGCGTACGGCGAGGCAGCCCGGCAGTGGACCTCCGCCCTGCGCCTGCGCGAGCTCGCCGGACGCCGGACGGCCGGTGACGACGACGGCCTGCTGGATCTGCTGACGCCGGCAGTGGCCGCGCTGGCGAGGGCGGGTGACTTCGTCCGGGCCCGGCAGGCGTACCTGCGTGCGACCGCGGTGGCCCGGCCGCTGGGACGGGCCCGGGCGCCGCTGACCGCCTGGGACGCGCCGCTGATCTGGACGACGCGGGAGGCCCGCGATCCGGACCCGGTCACGCTCGCGGCGCTGCGGAGCGAACTCGCCGCGGACCTCGGCCCGGCGACCCGCGCCGCGCTGCTGATCGCCCTGTTCCGCGAGGTCGAGGGGTACGACGTCGCCGAGGCGATCGAGGTGAGCGCCGAGGCTCTGGAGCTCGCCCGGTCCGCCGGCGACGACCGGCTGCTGTGCGCGGCGCTGAACGCCCGGGCGTACGCGGCCCTCGGGCCGGACCTGCGTACCGAGCGCCGGGCGGTGACCGAGGAGTACCTGCGGGTGGCGGCGGCGACGGGCCAGATCGATCACGAGGCCGTCGCGCACTGGCTGCTGTTCCTGGAGTCCTCGGCGCGCACGGACCTCGGCGCCGCGGTGGCCGAGATGCGCCTGGCCGTCGAGCGGTGCCAGACGGGCCAGCTCGGCGGTCTGCTGTCGGTCGTGGCGATCTTCACCGCGCTGCTGGACGTGCTGGCGGGACGGCCCGATGCGGCGCTCGCCCGCTACGAGGAGGCCGCCGCCCGGCTCACCGAGCACGGCGCGATCAACGGAGCCATGATGGCCGTCGTCGGCCGCATCTCGGTGGCGATGTACCGCGGCGACCTGGGCCCGCTGCGCGCGGAGCTCGAGGCCGTCGACTACGGCTTCCCGGGCCGCATCACCGATCCGTTGGTGCTCGCCATGCTGGACGGTGGCGACGAGGACGCGGCCCGGCGGGTGTGGGCGCGCCGGACGCCGATCGACCGCGACTACTACTGGCTCGGGTTCATGGCGCTGCGCTCGCACGCGGCGGCCCGCCTCGGGGATCTCGACGTGGCCCGGGCCGCGTACGAGGACCTGCTGCCCTTCTCCGGCCGGTTCGCCGGCGCCGACTCGGGCACCCTCTACGCCGGTCCGGTGGATTCCGCGCTGGCGGCGCTGGCCCGGGCCCTCGGCCGCCCCGCGGAGGCCGCGGCGCACGAGGAGGCCGCCGCGGCGCTGCTGCACCGGGTGGCGGCGGCCCTGCAATCGTCCTAA
- a CDS encoding hemerythrin domain-containing protein, which produces MTDNANTTETEPTGLLLAHRAMLRDLDRVADLAAREAGRRLERRRAAAVADYVTDLCDSIHHHHSAEDEVLWPVLERSAGAHVDLTELTDDHAVLDPKLARIRDGAASLRAAGLFPAPLAADLADLRDTLREHIEDEERSIVPLIRRYVTRADWSRVEATIRKHGAKMSFEVPRILAVSTDRELAEFRAEGGIPFAVMVRVLPPMFRRRERRVFA; this is translated from the coding sequence ATGACCGACAACGCGAACACCACCGAGACCGAACCGACCGGGCTGCTGCTGGCCCACCGCGCCATGCTGCGCGACCTCGACCGCGTCGCCGACCTGGCCGCCCGGGAGGCCGGCCGCCGCCTCGAGCGCCGCCGGGCCGCCGCCGTCGCGGACTACGTGACCGACCTGTGCGACTCGATCCATCACCACCACAGCGCCGAGGACGAGGTGCTGTGGCCGGTGCTGGAACGCTCGGCGGGCGCGCACGTGGACCTCACCGAACTGACCGACGACCACGCGGTCCTGGACCCGAAGCTGGCCCGCATCCGCGACGGCGCCGCCTCCCTGCGGGCCGCCGGCCTCTTCCCGGCCCCGCTCGCCGCCGACCTCGCCGACCTGCGGGACACGCTGCGCGAGCACATCGAGGACGAGGAACGCTCGATCGTCCCGCTGATCCGCCGGTACGTGACCCGCGCCGACTGGAGCCGGGTCGAGGCGACCATCCGCAAGCACGGGGCCAAGATGTCCTTCGAAGTGCCGCGGATCCTGGCCGTCAGCACCGATCGCGAACTGGCCGAGTTCCGCGCGGAGGGTGGCATTCCGTTCGCCGTGATGGTCAGGGTGCTGCCGCCGATGTTCCGCCGCCGGGAACGCCGCGTGTTCGCTTAG